In Rosa chinensis cultivar Old Blush chromosome 1, RchiOBHm-V2, whole genome shotgun sequence, a genomic segment contains:
- the LOC121051852 gene encoding putative DUF21 domain-containing protein At1g03270, which translates to MWTMPKPNMVIPQAICIRYGFAVGSNFVWLVRILMIICYPMAYSIGKILNSVLEHNEALFRRAKFKALVSIQSKEIASERLKQRVFDITC; encoded by the exons ATGTGGACAATGCCAAAGCCCAACATG GTTATTCCACAAGCAATATGCATTAGATATGGATTTGCTGTGGGTTCCAACTTTGTATGGCTTGTCcgaattttgatgattatttGCTACCCAATGGCTTATTCAATTGGAAAG ATATTGAACTCTGTTCTGGAACATAATGAAGCATTATTTAGGCGAGCTAAGTTTAAAGCCCTCGTCTCCATCCAAAGCAAAGAG ATTGCTTCAGAAAGACTCAAGCAGAGAGTATTTGACATCACTTGTTGA